One genomic window of Prosthecobacter algae includes the following:
- a CDS encoding vitamin B12 dependent-methionine synthase activation domain-containing protein — protein MPARPNVRSELEAAMRQRILVIDGAMGTTIRGYGLKEADARGDRFLTNDKDLLNNGDILSITRPDIIEDIHRRFLEAGADIIETNTFSGTSIAQAEFFREVPHGRRKDPEFFQEMLEDQFLNDIAWEINFNSAQQCRKWADLIGEKSGRKRYVAGAIGPLTVSLSQFPDLTDLSFRYVTFDQVKQAYKHQIRALIAGGVDTLMVETIFDSLNAKTALVAIREVFEEDGLELPVQISAAVGPGGETMISGQVTEAYLNAMRHVKPLSIGLNCSLGPDKMRPFLEELSAKADCFVSAYPNAGMPNPLAPTGFDLLPPDMAAYAKDFGSSGFVNIMGGCCGNTPEHIAAIAKAVENLPPRQVPADRHTMRLSGSQPFVFDSGDKDVRPPYLMIGERTNVAGSPKFAKLIKEGKLEEAVTIARQQVESGANVIDVCMDEGLIDGVPMMTKFLVLLQTEPEVNKVPIMVDSSKWEIIEAGLKCLQGKGIVNSISLKEGEEKFKEYARKIKQYGAATVVMAFDEQGQAATYEDKIRICERAYRILVDEVEFPPEDIIFDPNILTVATGLEEHNNYALDFINATRWIKENLPYAKVSGGVSNISFSFRGNNKVREAMHSVFLYYAIKAGMDMGIVNAGMLEVYEEIPQDMLVKVEDVILNRRPDATEILVDYAEQFKGQAGAAKKTEVDMSWREAPVAKRLEHALLRGITDFINEDTAEALTLLGKPLSVIEGPLMDGMSVVGDLFGAGKMFLPQVVKSARVMKQSVAYLQPFMEIEKARKARERELLVEIAGKTAEALKTGGEVQVSEGFSYLPYPGLTLEERRMEVKFAAELAADLGVSEKEYKRRFGIILDRNSVQEMSADYAASRESRQRWSVATLEPAGAFVDWMFDKCLQSAKPGDAIVFNAGGQGSGKTTATVGLPLREGVIAVMDGTLQNYGRSEEHFAQALAAKCAVDVRFVFAPWPQAIRNMVHRSIEGLGRVVPLKRAAGGHFNAARTTLALVEKFGHLPDFTITLLDNSQHGHPEVKPLEWLAERFYKSVEELLILGEQTLKQEFYENKLQPAYTDRLLAQFLSQTESGNGDSVQADRTGQPGESSPGGAGRAHGAAGGVSGNSQEALTAEDFIPAEAAQQGGGKIVLATVKGDVHDIGKNIVGIVLACNGFEVTDMGVMVPCAKILEKAVEVGADVIGLSGLITPSLDEMVHVASEMERLGMKQPLLIGGATTSAAHTAIKIAPHYSGTIVHVLDASRSVPVTTSLLSEEQREDYIRNNEARHARLREEYGKKKDRQLLSIAESREKGYKCDWATQEIATPSFTGTKSYEGPDLVATLRPFIDWSPFFHSWELRGRWLAAEGRFNSAHEDPEMKIQADEQALKLYHDANELLNRIIAEQRFQPRGVFGFYPANSIGDDIEIYTDESRSEVRTTFHTLRQQVIKKDNPNYALSDYVAPKGSGRADYIGGFAVGIHGADEFAKEFDAIQDPYSAIIVKAIADRLAEAFAEYLHQQARFAWGYEKPGDLTHEEMVKEKYRGIRPAPGYPAQPDHTEKPLLFDLIQATEQTGVELTESMAMHPGSAVSGLYFGHPEAHYFGISVVGKDQVEDYAVRKGMTVEQVEKWLGPWLGY, from the coding sequence ATGCCCGCCCGCCCCAACGTCCGCTCTGAACTCGAAGCCGCCATGCGCCAGCGCATCCTGGTCATTGATGGAGCCATGGGGACGACGATTCGCGGCTATGGCCTCAAGGAAGCCGATGCCCGTGGGGACCGCTTTCTGACCAATGACAAGGACCTGCTGAACAACGGCGACATCCTTTCCATCACCCGCCCAGACATCATCGAGGACATCCACCGTCGCTTCCTGGAAGCCGGAGCGGACATCATCGAGACAAACACCTTTTCAGGCACCAGCATCGCCCAGGCCGAGTTCTTCCGCGAGGTGCCGCATGGCCGCCGCAAGGATCCTGAGTTTTTCCAAGAGATGCTGGAGGACCAGTTCCTCAACGACATCGCCTGGGAGATCAATTTTAACTCCGCGCAGCAGTGCCGGAAGTGGGCTGACTTGATCGGTGAAAAGTCAGGCCGCAAGCGCTACGTCGCCGGGGCCATCGGGCCGCTCACCGTGTCCCTCTCTCAGTTCCCGGACCTGACGGACCTGAGCTTCCGCTACGTGACCTTTGACCAGGTGAAGCAGGCGTACAAACACCAGATCCGCGCCCTGATCGCCGGTGGGGTGGACACCCTGATGGTGGAGACGATTTTCGACTCGCTCAATGCCAAGACCGCGCTGGTGGCCATCCGTGAAGTGTTCGAGGAGGACGGGCTTGAGTTGCCAGTGCAGATCAGTGCGGCGGTCGGTCCTGGGGGAGAGACGATGATCTCTGGCCAGGTGACCGAGGCCTACCTGAACGCGATGCGCCATGTCAAACCTCTGTCCATCGGTCTGAACTGTTCGTTAGGCCCGGACAAGATGCGTCCCTTCCTGGAGGAACTGTCCGCCAAGGCCGACTGCTTCGTTTCCGCCTATCCAAATGCGGGGATGCCCAACCCACTGGCACCCACAGGCTTTGACCTGCTGCCGCCGGACATGGCCGCGTATGCGAAGGACTTTGGTAGCAGCGGTTTCGTGAACATCATGGGCGGCTGTTGCGGTAACACGCCCGAGCACATCGCCGCCATCGCCAAGGCCGTGGAGAATCTGCCGCCGCGCCAGGTGCCTGCGGATAGGCACACCATGCGCCTCAGCGGCTCGCAGCCGTTTGTGTTTGATTCGGGTGACAAGGACGTGCGTCCTCCTTACCTCATGATCGGCGAGCGCACGAACGTGGCGGGATCGCCCAAGTTCGCGAAGCTGATCAAGGAAGGTAAGCTGGAGGAGGCCGTCACCATCGCCCGCCAACAGGTGGAGAGCGGGGCCAACGTCATCGACGTGTGCATGGACGAAGGCCTGATCGACGGCGTGCCGATGATGACCAAGTTCCTCGTCCTCCTGCAGACGGAGCCGGAGGTGAACAAGGTGCCCATCATGGTGGACTCCTCGAAGTGGGAGATCATTGAGGCGGGTCTGAAGTGTCTGCAAGGCAAGGGCATCGTGAACTCCATCTCGCTCAAGGAAGGCGAGGAGAAGTTCAAGGAATACGCCCGCAAGATCAAACAATACGGCGCGGCCACCGTGGTCATGGCCTTTGATGAGCAGGGCCAGGCGGCGACCTATGAGGACAAGATCCGCATTTGCGAGCGTGCCTACCGCATTCTGGTTGATGAGGTGGAATTCCCACCTGAAGACATCATTTTCGATCCAAACATCCTCACCGTGGCCACGGGCCTGGAGGAGCACAACAACTACGCGCTGGACTTCATCAACGCCACTCGCTGGATCAAGGAGAACCTGCCGTATGCGAAGGTGAGCGGCGGCGTCAGCAACATCAGCTTCAGCTTCCGTGGCAACAACAAGGTGCGTGAGGCCATGCACAGCGTCTTCCTCTACTATGCCATCAAGGCGGGGATGGACATGGGCATCGTCAATGCAGGCATGCTGGAAGTTTATGAAGAGATCCCGCAGGACATGCTGGTGAAGGTGGAGGACGTCATCCTCAACCGCCGCCCAGATGCCACGGAGATCCTGGTGGACTATGCCGAGCAGTTCAAAGGCCAAGCCGGTGCCGCGAAGAAGACGGAAGTGGATATGTCCTGGCGTGAAGCCCCCGTGGCCAAGCGTCTGGAGCACGCCCTGCTGCGTGGCATCACCGATTTCATCAATGAAGACACCGCCGAGGCGCTGACTCTCCTCGGCAAGCCTTTGTCCGTGATCGAAGGTCCGTTGATGGATGGCATGAGCGTCGTTGGCGACCTCTTTGGCGCGGGCAAGATGTTCCTACCGCAGGTGGTGAAAAGCGCCCGTGTGATGAAGCAGAGCGTGGCCTATTTGCAGCCCTTCATGGAGATCGAAAAAGCTCGCAAGGCGCGTGAGCGCGAGCTGCTGGTGGAGATCGCCGGTAAGACTGCCGAGGCCTTGAAAACCGGTGGTGAAGTGCAGGTGAGCGAAGGTTTTAGCTATCTGCCATACCCAGGTCTGACCCTGGAAGAACGCCGCATGGAGGTGAAATTCGCGGCTGAACTGGCGGCAGATCTGGGGGTTTCGGAGAAAGAATACAAACGCCGTTTTGGCATCATCCTCGACCGCAATAGCGTGCAGGAGATGAGCGCCGACTACGCCGCCTCCCGCGAAAGCCGCCAACGCTGGAGCGTGGCGACGCTGGAGCCAGCGGGGGCGTTTGTGGACTGGATGTTTGACAAGTGTCTTCAATCCGCCAAACCAGGGGATGCCATTGTCTTCAATGCCGGAGGCCAAGGCAGCGGAAAAACGACCGCCACGGTCGGTCTGCCTCTGCGGGAAGGTGTGATTGCGGTAATGGACGGCACGTTGCAGAACTATGGCCGTAGTGAAGAGCATTTTGCCCAGGCTCTCGCGGCAAAATGCGCCGTAGACGTTCGTTTTGTGTTTGCTCCCTGGCCACAGGCGATCCGCAACATGGTACACCGCTCCATTGAAGGGCTGGGCAGAGTCGTTCCTCTCAAAAGAGCTGCCGGCGGTCACTTCAATGCCGCCCGCACGACTTTGGCCCTGGTTGAGAAATTTGGGCATTTGCCGGATTTCACCATCACCCTTTTGGATAACAGCCAGCATGGTCATCCCGAGGTCAAGCCTCTGGAATGGCTGGCGGAGCGGTTTTATAAATCCGTTGAAGAACTGCTGATTTTAGGCGAACAAACTCTCAAACAAGAATTCTATGAAAACAAACTCCAGCCCGCCTACACTGACCGGCTCCTGGCGCAATTTCTCTCCCAAACTGAGTCCGGAAACGGCGACTCTGTTCAAGCAGATCGAACAGGACAGCCTGGAGAATCTTCGCCGGGCGGGGCAGGCCGTGCTCATGGAGCCGCAGGCGGAGTATCAGGTAACTCCCAAGAAGCCCTAACTGCCGAAGATTTCATCCCGGCTGAAGCGGCCCAGCAGGGCGGCGGCAAGATCGTCCTCGCGACGGTGAAGGGGGATGTGCATGACATCGGCAAAAACATCGTCGGCATCGTTCTTGCCTGTAACGGTTTTGAAGTGACGGACATGGGCGTGATGGTGCCCTGTGCAAAAATTCTGGAAAAGGCTGTGGAAGTGGGGGCCGATGTCATCGGCCTCAGCGGCCTTATTACCCCATCTCTGGATGAGATGGTGCACGTAGCCTCAGAGATGGAGCGCCTGGGCATGAAGCAGCCGCTGCTCATCGGCGGTGCCACGACCAGCGCGGCCCATACCGCCATCAAAATCGCCCCGCACTACAGCGGCACCATCGTCCACGTGCTGGATGCCAGCCGCAGTGTGCCGGTGACGACGTCCCTGCTCAGTGAAGAGCAGCGCGAAGACTACATTCGCAACAACGAGGCCCGTCATGCTCGTCTGCGTGAGGAGTATGGCAAGAAGAAGGACCGTCAGTTGCTGAGCATCGCTGAGTCCCGCGAGAAGGGCTACAAGTGCGACTGGGCCACCCAGGAGATCGCCACCCCAAGCTTCACGGGGACGAAGAGCTATGAGGGGCCGGATCTCGTCGCCACCCTGCGGCCCTTCATTGACTGGTCGCCCTTCTTCCACTCCTGGGAACTGCGTGGTCGTTGGCTCGCGGCCGAGGGCCGGTTCAACTCCGCCCATGAAGATCCTGAGATGAAAATTCAGGCGGATGAGCAGGCGCTGAAGCTTTATCACGATGCCAACGAACTGCTGAATCGCATCATCGCGGAGCAGCGCTTCCAGCCGCGTGGCGTGTTCGGCTTTTACCCGGCCAACAGCATCGGGGATGACATCGAAATCTACACCGATGAGTCCCGCAGCGAGGTGCGCACCACCTTCCACACCCTGCGCCAGCAGGTGATCAAGAAAGATAACCCGAACTACGCCCTCAGCGACTACGTCGCCCCGAAAGGCAGTGGCCGGGCGGACTACATCGGCGGCTTTGCCGTTGGCATCCATGGCGCGGATGAATTTGCCAAGGAGTTCGATGCCATCCAGGATCCTTACAGCGCCATCATCGTGAAGGCGATTGCCGACCGTCTGGCGGAGGCCTTTGCGGAATACCTGCACCAGCAGGCCCGTTTTGCTTGGGGTTATGAAAAGCCCGGCGACCTGACCCATGAGGAAATGGTGAAGGAAAAATATCGTGGCATCCGCCCTGCCCCAGGTTATCCCGCGCAGCCTGACCACACGGAGAAACCCCTCCTGTTTGACCTCATCCAGGCCACGGAGCAGACTGGGGTTGAGCTGACGGAAAGCATGGCCATGCATCCGGGCAGCGCCGTCAGCGGCCTGTATTTTGGACACCCGGAGGCGCATTACTTTGGCATCAGCGTGGTGGGCAAGGACCAGGTGGAAGACTATGCTGTCCGCAAAGGCATGACGGTGGAGCAGGTGGAAAAATGGCTCGGCCCTTGGTTGGGCTACTGA
- the recN gene encoding DNA repair protein RecN: protein MLSFIKIRHLALVEDVTWDLRAGLIGVTGETGAGKSIIVGALKLILGERADRSLIRNGQDTCTVEASFHLKDTRAVDAVLEEAGLEPCQDGELLIKRSISTSGANKQLVNCSPVTIQVLKALGEHLVDLHGPHDHQSLNSQDRQLEMVDKYTGSEDTLHKYQAVWQQWRAAQSELEDLANSERSSSQQVDMLRFQAQEIAAAALKPGEEEEIEARHRIAANGARLAEVCAAITARLGEGEGGILDALREISRHIHELEKIDPGTTAMFEGFKSAQIELTELESSVQEYADDLETDPAELAQLDQRIHTIQTLKRKYGPTVAAILEFQQEAEQRLAKIENRGEELERLEKLVKDRRAEVEKLGKQLSKKRADAAPKLAKEVATHLADLGFKRSVFETQLSPLAEPARQGLEEVDFQFAPNPGEPLKPLRLTASSGEMSRVLLAVKSALAKQDAVPLLVFDEIDANVGGNIAEAVGHKMASLGSTHQVIAITHFPQVASLAASHFVVTKEIEGDRTKSHIREVADGERIEELARMLGGKLESAREHARNLLAWRA, encoded by the coding sequence ATGCTCTCTTTCATCAAGATCCGTCACCTGGCCCTCGTCGAGGATGTCACCTGGGATTTACGAGCAGGTTTGATCGGAGTGACCGGTGAAACCGGAGCGGGCAAGTCCATCATCGTCGGTGCCCTGAAACTCATTCTGGGCGAACGGGCCGACCGGAGCCTCATCCGCAATGGCCAGGACACCTGCACCGTGGAGGCCAGCTTTCATCTGAAGGATACCCGCGCCGTGGATGCCGTGCTGGAGGAGGCCGGACTGGAGCCCTGCCAGGATGGCGAACTGCTGATCAAGCGTAGCATCAGCACCAGCGGCGCGAACAAGCAGCTCGTCAATTGTTCCCCCGTGACCATCCAGGTGCTGAAAGCCCTGGGCGAGCACCTCGTGGACCTGCATGGGCCGCACGACCACCAGTCACTGAACTCCCAAGACCGCCAGCTTGAGATGGTGGACAAATACACCGGCAGCGAAGACACCCTGCACAAATACCAAGCCGTCTGGCAGCAGTGGCGTGCCGCCCAGAGCGAGCTGGAAGACCTGGCCAACAGCGAACGCAGCAGCAGCCAACAGGTGGACATGCTGCGCTTTCAGGCCCAGGAAATCGCCGCCGCCGCGCTGAAGCCGGGCGAGGAAGAGGAGATCGAAGCCCGCCACCGCATCGCCGCCAATGGAGCCCGCTTAGCCGAAGTCTGCGCCGCCATCACCGCCCGTCTGGGCGAGGGTGAAGGCGGCATCCTGGATGCCCTGCGCGAAATCAGCCGCCACATCCATGAGCTGGAAAAGATTGATCCCGGCACCACCGCCATGTTTGAGGGATTCAAGTCCGCCCAGATCGAGCTCACTGAGCTAGAAAGCAGTGTGCAGGAATACGCCGACGACCTGGAAACCGACCCCGCCGAGCTGGCGCAGTTGGACCAGCGCATCCACACCATCCAGACCCTGAAACGCAAGTACGGCCCCACCGTCGCCGCCATCCTTGAATTCCAGCAGGAGGCCGAGCAGCGACTGGCAAAGATCGAGAACCGAGGCGAGGAACTGGAGCGCCTGGAAAAACTCGTCAAGGATCGCCGGGCCGAGGTGGAAAAACTCGGCAAACAGCTTTCCAAAAAACGTGCTGATGCCGCGCCCAAGCTGGCCAAAGAAGTGGCCACCCATTTGGCCGATCTCGGCTTCAAACGCAGCGTCTTCGAGACCCAACTTTCACCCCTGGCCGAACCCGCCCGCCAGGGCCTGGAGGAGGTGGACTTCCAGTTTGCCCCCAACCCGGGCGAACCGCTGAAACCCCTGCGCCTCACCGCCAGCAGCGGGGAAATGTCCCGCGTGCTTCTGGCCGTGAAAAGCGCCCTGGCCAAGCAGGATGCCGTGCCACTTCTCGTGTTCGACGAAATCGACGCCAACGTGGGTGGCAACATCGCCGAGGCCGTGGGCCACAAGATGGCCTCCCTGGGCAGCACGCATCAGGTCATCGCCATCACCCACTTCCCCCAGGTGGCCTCCCTGGCCGCCAGCCACTTCGTCGTCACCAAAGAAATCGAAGGCGACCGCACCAAATCCCACATCCGCGAAGTCGCTGATGGGGAACGCATCGAAGAACTCGCCCGCATGCTCGGCGGTAAGCTGGAATCCGCGCGTGAACACGCGCGGAATCTGCTGGCTTGGCGGGCTTGA
- a CDS encoding L-threonylcarbamoyladenylate synthase, whose protein sequence is MSTPILPTDQPPLLHHAVEEAVRLLQAGDVVALPTETVYGLAADALNPQAVAKIFEVKERPTFDPLIVHLADIKMLDLVADIPEEVKKTVARLIERYWPGPLTLLLPKKACVPDLVTAGLPTVAVRISSHPIFKRVASALNKPIAAPSANRFGAISPTSASAVLAELGGRIPLIVDGGACLHGLESTIIKVTPATPKNLITIVRPGPVTPEDLKLYGRLERMTRTVVDGASEAPGQLASHYAPRTPLRLLSKPSDFTPEEGKRYALMSYRGEEKDGYLDLADFEQVMVLSPGNGKLPEAAVRFFYVLRELDKLGVDEIIAEPMLEHGMGVAMMDKLRRASVRPA, encoded by the coding sequence ATGTCCACCCCGATCCTGCCGACCGACCAGCCGCCCCTTTTGCATCATGCCGTGGAGGAGGCTGTGCGCCTGCTCCAGGCCGGGGACGTGGTGGCACTGCCCACAGAGACCGTCTATGGCCTCGCCGCCGATGCCCTGAATCCCCAGGCCGTGGCGAAAATCTTTGAGGTCAAGGAGCGTCCCACCTTCGACCCCCTCATCGTTCACCTGGCCGACATCAAGATGCTGGACCTGGTGGCGGACATTCCGGAAGAAGTGAAAAAAACCGTCGCCCGCCTCATTGAGCGTTACTGGCCCGGCCCTCTCACCCTGCTGCTGCCGAAGAAAGCCTGCGTGCCGGATCTCGTCACCGCTGGCCTACCCACCGTGGCTGTCCGCATCAGCAGCCACCCCATTTTTAAACGGGTGGCCAGCGCGCTGAACAAGCCCATCGCCGCGCCCAGCGCGAACCGTTTTGGAGCCATCAGCCCCACCTCCGCCAGCGCGGTGCTGGCCGAACTGGGTGGTCGCATCCCCCTCATCGTGGATGGTGGTGCCTGCCTGCATGGCCTGGAGTCCACCATCATCAAGGTGACGCCCGCCACCCCAAAAAATCTGATCACCATCGTGCGTCCCGGCCCGGTGACGCCCGAAGATCTGAAGCTCTACGGCCGCCTTGAGCGCATGACGCGCACCGTGGTGGATGGTGCCAGCGAGGCCCCCGGCCAGCTCGCCTCCCACTACGCCCCACGCACCCCTTTGCGCCTGCTCAGCAAACCCTCCGACTTCACCCCCGAAGAGGGCAAACGCTACGCCCTCATGAGCTACCGTGGCGAAGAGAAGGACGGCTACCTCGACCTCGCTGATTTTGAGCAGGTCATGGTCCTCAGTCCTGGCAATGGCAAGCTGCCGGAGGCGGCAGTGCGCTTCTTCTACGTCCTGCGCGAGCTGGACAAACTGGGCGTGGATGAAATCATCGCCGAACCGATGCTGGAACACGGCATGGGCGTGGCCATGATGGACAAACTGCGCCGTGCCTCCGTGCGCCCGGCCTGA
- a CDS encoding PstS family phosphate ABC transporter substrate-binding protein — MMTRTSFLIALSLGSLASFARSAEVDAAIPEYKQVSGVSGNLISIGSDTLNNLMTLWAEGFKAKYPNVNIQIEGKGSATAPPALISGTSQLGPMSREMKQEELDAFEKKFGYKPTEIKVAVDALAVFAHKDNTLKGLTLAQIDAIFSSTRKLGAPADLTDWGQLGVDSWKGRAISLFGRNSASGTYGFFKEHALGKGDFKSSVKEQPGSSAVVQGISTDEFALGYSGIGYISSGVRALPIGESADKLAEPSYENCLSGEYPLARFLLIYINKKPGQPLDALTTEFVKFIQSKDGQQVVVKDGYYPIPLEVIEETQSTLAK, encoded by the coding sequence ATGATGACTCGCACTTCCTTCCTCATCGCCCTCAGCCTCGGCAGCCTGGCCTCCTTCGCCCGCAGCGCTGAGGTGGATGCCGCCATCCCTGAATACAAGCAGGTGAGCGGAGTCTCCGGCAACCTCATTTCCATCGGCTCCGATACTCTGAACAACCTGATGACTCTCTGGGCGGAAGGCTTCAAGGCGAAGTACCCGAACGTGAACATCCAGATCGAAGGCAAAGGCTCCGCCACCGCCCCTCCGGCCCTCATCAGCGGCACCAGCCAGCTAGGCCCGATGAGCCGTGAGATGAAGCAGGAAGAGCTGGACGCCTTTGAGAAAAAATTCGGCTACAAACCGACCGAGATCAAAGTGGCGGTGGATGCCCTGGCTGTCTTTGCCCACAAGGACAATACCCTGAAAGGCCTCACCCTGGCCCAGATCGACGCCATCTTTTCCTCCACCCGCAAGCTGGGTGCTCCTGCGGACCTCACCGACTGGGGTCAACTGGGTGTGGACTCCTGGAAGGGCCGCGCCATCTCCCTCTTTGGCCGTAACAGCGCCTCCGGCACCTACGGCTTCTTCAAGGAGCACGCTCTCGGCAAAGGCGACTTCAAGAGCAGCGTGAAAGAGCAGCCCGGTTCTTCCGCTGTGGTGCAGGGCATCAGCACGGACGAGTTTGCCCTCGGCTACTCCGGCATCGGTTACATCAGCTCCGGCGTGCGCGCCCTGCCCATTGGCGAAAGCGCTGACAAACTGGCCGAGCCTTCCTATGAAAACTGCCTCAGCGGCGAATACCCCCTCGCCCGTTTCCTGCTGATCTACATCAACAAAAAGCCCGGCCAGCCCCTCGACGCGCTGACCACCGAGTTTGTGAAGTTCATCCAGAGCAAGGACGGCCAGCAGGTGGTGGTGAAGGACGGCTACTACCCCATCCCGCTCGAAGTCATCGAAGAAACTCAATCCACCCTGGCGAAGTAA
- the pstB gene encoding phosphate ABC transporter ATP-binding protein PstB: protein MAAPAKNPVSHLPTSIQVRDVDFYYGSKQTLFDVTMDIPRHQATAFIGPSGCGKSTLLRCFNRMNDRVDGAGVRKGSISVEGTDIHSTALDVVQLRRQVGMVFQKSNPFPRSIYENIAYGLRLHGEKRKDYLDHVVEESLRGAALWDEVKDRLEQSAYGLSGGQQQRLCIARAIAVKPQILLMDEPCSALDPIATARVEDLFHQLKETYTLVIVTHNMQQAMRTADFTALFYLGKLVEYDETMALFENPKQKLTDDYVRGRFG, encoded by the coding sequence ATGGCTGCCCCCGCAAAGAATCCCGTCTCACACCTGCCTACCTCCATCCAGGTCCGGGATGTGGACTTCTATTATGGCAGCAAGCAGACGCTGTTTGATGTGACGATGGATATTCCCCGGCATCAGGCCACGGCTTTCATCGGCCCCTCGGGCTGCGGCAAGTCCACCCTGCTGCGCTGTTTCAACCGCATGAACGACCGTGTGGATGGTGCTGGCGTGCGCAAAGGAAGCATCAGCGTGGAGGGCACGGACATTCACAGCACCGCGCTGGATGTGGTGCAGCTCCGCCGCCAAGTGGGCATGGTCTTCCAGAAATCGAACCCCTTTCCGCGCAGCATTTACGAAAACATCGCCTACGGCTTGCGCCTGCATGGTGAGAAACGCAAAGACTACCTGGACCACGTGGTGGAGGAGAGCCTGCGCGGCGCGGCCCTGTGGGATGAGGTGAAAGATCGCCTGGAACAAAGCGCCTATGGCCTCTCCGGCGGCCAGCAGCAGCGCCTATGCATCGCCCGCGCCATTGCGGTGAAACCGCAGATCCTGCTGATGGATGAGCCTTGTTCCGCGCTGGATCCCATCGCCACCGCTCGGGTGGAGGACCTGTTTCATCAGCTCAAGGAGACCTACACGCTGGTCATCGTCACTCACAACATGCAGCAGGCGATGCGAACCGCGGACTTCACCGCTCTGTTTTACCTGGGCAAGCTGGTGGAATACGATGAAACCATGGCCCTGTTTGAAAATCCCAAGCAGAAGCTGACGGATGATTATGTGCGGGGTCGGTTTGGGTGA